ATAGCCTTATTATGAAGATCTTTGTTATTTTTAATATGGTCATTGATTAGTTGTTCAATTTCTTTAATTTGTGTTTCAAGAAATTCAATATGCATTTGAATATTATTAGCAATTGCTTTAGAAGCTCCTTCTAATCTATTTGTTTCTTGTGTTTTATGCTTAATTAAAACATTCAGGCGATTAACTAGCTGCTGTAGTTCTTGAATATAAAGAGGCTGTGGATACCATGCTTCCGGTTTCATTGCTTTGCAAAAATCTGCTATTAATACACTGTCTGCTTTATCTGTTTTTGTACGACTAAGTTTACTCATTGCAAAACCTTTAATACGGGCAGGATTTACTACGCTTACTTTATAACCATAATCGTACAGATATTTAGCTAAATTTTTCCAGTAGATACCTGTTGCTTCCATACAAACATGTCCAGTTCCTCTGCTTTTTAACCATGTTACTAATTTGTTAAACCCTTCAGAATTATTATTAAATTTTCTTGTTTGAACTTTATTATTAATTAACACAGCTGCATCAAATGTCTCTTTAGAAACGTCAATTCCTACAATTATACTATTCATAATCACCAAATTTTATGTTAAATATCTCAAAACCAACCTTGTAAATACAGAATTTTTAGCCTAAGAATACTGTCGGGTTTTTTAGTTATTCAAAAAAAAAGCTAATTCTTATCTTGATTACAGGCTATTAGCCTAAGGAGCAGACTTGTATACTAGCTTTCTTTTGTGTTATTACTATAACTTTTATTTTATTATAACTTCTAGTAATAAATAATACTATTTAACTTAATAATTCTAAATTAGCCATTAAAAATTTATGCTCTTCTTGTAATAAAGTGCTCTGCTTTGAGGAAGTTACAGCATTAATTTCCTCAATTCTAGCTTTTATTTTGAGTATATCTATGTGCATACAATTCATTACAAACATTGAAATTATATCTACTACTTGAGAATCAACTTTTGCTATTCCACCGCTAATAGTAAAACGATCAATATTTCTATCATTATAATGAACCTCTACTATTCCAAATTTTAATACAACTAGCATAGGTAAATGTTGAGGTAAAACTGCTAACACTCCTTCCAAACCTGGAAGTACTAACATGTCAACAGTATTATTGTTGTATATTATTTTTTCTAAAGCTAAAATTTTAACTATAAGCGTTGTTCCATTTATAGGTTTCATAATGTTTTAGATTTTTCAATGGCTTCGTCAATACTACCAACCATGTAAAAAGCCATTTCTGGCAAATCATCATATTTCCCATCAATCAACCCTTTAAATCCATAAATTGTATCTTCTAAACTAACAAATCTACCTTGTTTACCTGTAAACACTTCCGCAACATGAAAAGGCTGAGTTAAAAACCTCTGTATTTTTCTAGCTCTCGAAACAATTCTTTTCTCATCATCTGACAATTCATCTACACCTAATATAGCTATTACATCTTGTAACGACTTGTATGTTTGCAAAATTTCTTGTACCTGAGTAGCTACTGAATAGTGCTCTTGTCCTATTACACTAGCATCAAGAATTTGTGAACTACTATTTAACGGATCAACAGCTGGATAAATACCAAGCTCAGCAATTTTACGACTAAGAACTGTAGTAGCATCAAGATGTGCAAAACAAGCTACTGGAGCTGGATCAGTTAAATCATCAGCTGGCACATAAATTGCTTGTATTGAAGTAATAGCACCAAATTTTGTCGATGTAATCCGCTCCTGTAAACTTCCTATATCAGTAGCTAGGGTAGGCTGATAACCAACTGCAGACGGAATACGCCCTAATAATGTAGATATTTCTGCTCCTGCCTGAGTAAATCTGAAAATATTATCAATAAATAATAGAACTTCACCTTCGTTCATATCGCGAAATGACTCTGCTATTGTTAAGCCAGTTAATGCTACTCTAGCTCTTGCTCCAGGAGGCTCGTTCATTTGCCCAAACACCAAAGTAACTTTAGAATTTTCTAACTTATTAAGATCAATTATATTAGATCCAACCATTTCTTTATATAAATCTCCACCTTCTCTAGTAC
This genomic interval from Orientia tsutsugamushi contains the following:
- a CDS encoding IS110-like element ISOt5 family transposase, encoding MIMNSIIVGIDVSKETFDAAVLINNKVQTRKFNNNSEGFNKLVTWLKSRGTGHVCMEATGIYWKNLAKYLYDYGYKVSVVNPARIKGFAMSKLSRTKTDKADSVLIADFCKAMKPEAWYPQPLYIQELQQLVNRLNVLIKHKTQETNRLEGASKAIANNIQMHIEFLETQIKEIEQLINDHIKNNKDLHNKAMLLESIPGIGAKTQAVVLAFLADIEKFSSAKQVVAFVGLNPKHRQSGSSVRGASIISRTGNSDLRKSFYMPAMSALRHNCIIKQFSQRLSDTGKPKMLILIAAMRKLLHIIYGVLKHNSPFNPNVLINQK
- a CDS encoding FoF1 ATP synthase subunit delta/epsilon, whose protein sequence is MKPINGTTLIVKILALEKIIYNNNTVDMLVLPGLEGVLAVLPQHLPMLVVLKFGIVEVHYNDRNIDRFTISGGIAKVDSQVVDIISMFVMNCMHIDILKIKARIEEINAVTSSKQSTLLQEEHKFLMANLELLS
- the atpD gene encoding F0F1 ATP synthase subunit beta; translated protein: MKLKAKYKQQSKVGKVVQVVSAVVDVSFAGKDLPHILNALECTINNEKIVLEVVQHIGDDIVRCLAMNSTDGLFRGAEVIDTGEQIKVPVGKSILGRILNVVGQPIDDLGPIKCDNFSQIHKDAPKFINQSTSRKILITGIKVIDLLTPYISGGKIGLFGGAGVGKTVLIMEIINNVAKAYKGYTVFTGVGERTREGGDLYKEMVGSNIIDLNKLENSKVTLVFGQMNEPPGARARVALTGLTIAESFRDMNEGEVLLFIDNIFRFTQAGAEISTLLGRIPSAVGYQPTLATDIGSLQERITSTKFGAITSIQAIYVPADDLTDPAPVACFAHLDATTVLSRKIAELGIYPAVDPLNSSSQILDASVIGQEHYSVATQVQEILQTYKSLQDVIAILGVDELSDDEKRIVSRARKIQRFLTQPFHVAEVFTGKQGRFVSLEDTIYGFKGLIDGKYDDLPEMAFYMVGSIDEAIEKSKTL